The genomic interval CTTGTTTGTGCAGGATAAATACGCTGGGTTACCCAAGGTAACAGAGACATATAAATACAACAGTTTATTATCCACGCCGTATGTGCCCCGAAGGCACATTTCCACACATCAGGTTGACAGAAGGTATTCACTGCACTGGAGGGCGGATGATGACAGCGTGGACAGGTGTGCAGCGAATGGCTGACGTGCCTAATGTGGGTTCACGTAAGTGTACAGTTAATCTGAGTGGGTCACTGTGCATGATCGGACTGGCTGCCACGCTACTCTTGTGTTATTCTGGTGCATTGTGGTATTTCATTGCCGCTGCCCACCAAATATGGCGTTTATGCTATGATATTAATCAACTGCCTCGGCCTACCCACACTGGGCAGCGTTTTTTGGCCGTCACCCATCCCATCCTTCACGTTTTTTATCCTTCTGGTGAAAAGGAAGCACGTGGGGTGGCAGCAACATGCCAGTGTTGTATCTGATGAACATGCAGGTCCCTTGATGGCACTGCTTATCTTAGAAAAAGGGGTCATGCAGGGTCTCTCGTGCACATATGCTCACAACATAAACATAgtcaattactttttttttaaggtcatgTAGAATTTGGTGCCATCAGTGCTGCCTTTGATCAATGAGCTACGTTCACCGaacactttattaggaacatcATACTGACTGCTCACTAACCGGCCTTCATGTCATGGATACCACAAGATTTAGGAAAATTCCGCTCcaggtttttactttttttgtgtgtttgtttttagctcaaatctgtgtaaaaaaaaaacttgcaatctggtgtttttttaaatcccaggAGATCGGTTTCAGAAACACTCCAACCAGCCGGGATCAACAATCCTGCCACGCTCAAAGTCATATATCTGTCCTCATATTATTGATTTTTGGAATTCAGGTAACAAGCTCTGAAtctacactgtgtgtgcagccgcGTCCACTGAGGTGACTGGTGCAGCAGAAGGCTGCTCCCTCACTGAGATGTCGTCTTGGGACAACAGAGAGTCTAAACATGACCTTAAACCAACAAactcacataaacacatgcagcCACAGCTGTTAATGCCCAAGGACCTTCTGTGTAGAGTCACGAATAAGTTGGCCATTAGGCGCAAAGAGAATTAGGTGAGAGGTGTTCGCAGAGAGGTGGCAGATTCCCACATTGTGATTTTCAACATCAAATTGTTTAGTATAGATATTTCACTTTTCGGTCTGTGTCCCAGCCAGCTATAGACTGTACTCCAAATACCTAAGCTAGAATGCACtaactgtatgtacagtatgttgagaCAAAACCCCCTTATTTCTTTACTACTTCTGAATATGTTGGAGATCCTCTAAGAGCCAATTATCATTAACCTGTTATTACAGTTTACTGTTTATTTCCTCCATAACAGATGACTGGGGTTGGTGGGATAAGTTTTGCACCGGTGTAAGAGTAATATCAGAAGCACGGGTGTTGCTGACATTCAAAAAGCTTCTTTTACTTTGGAAAATGAACTTCGTATATAATTATATCAAGTATAATGTTTATGATTCACAAAGTCCAAGCATAGTCAGCCCCCCTCAACCATCAGCTCTGCAGGTCAaccagaatatttattttttgagaaTTAATTATGCAAATTGTGGAGTGTGGGACTTCATACTTGACCACTGGCTGAAGTGAAGCAAAGTTTCAGCAtttatgacaaaatgtattGCAAATGgaaagtatgtatgtatgtattacCCACTGGGGACTTTTGACAGCCGTTTGAAGAATTGGGTGCTGTACtgctaatttttttatttctcattgttAAAATCATGTACTGACAGAGACATGACCATATATCCGGTTAATAAAGTACATACTACAActatgaaatatacattttctgaattattaaaaaggCTGAATGACCCAAGACTACACCGTGAGGCTCAGAGCTAGGATCCAAATTTGGTTACAACCTAATCTACACGAAATGGACCTTAACGGcacaattatgaaaatgtataacgccccaaaaaaaatggagtGTAAAAAATGGTACACGTTTGTGAAGCTCGTACCGACTTTTCATGGGTGGGATTTTTTGGAAGATTgaatgaaatttgaaatatgtGAAAACTCGTCATCGGTGAGTGAGTCcattcaaaaaacaaagttgCCCAATTATCCACAGAAGTAAAGGACAAagtaattttacttttactgattACAAATTATAATTTGCAATCATCAATCTGGGAACAATGGGTTTAACCCCGTGTGGGGGGCACACTAGGAGCGGGGGTATGATGGGCGGCTTGGTGATGAGCTGGGAAACAATCAAGTGTGTACTTTTTGGCCACAAGGAGCCGAACAGCTTTTACCTGCTACTTGTATTTTTCttgcttttgcttttccttttcaagcTTTCCGTCTCTCGACTGCTGATGAAGGGCGGCATGGAGGCATAGCCGTGTTCCGCCTctgcaagaaaataaacaacatggtGGTCACAAGTCCTGATATCTGGCAATGAAGAATGCAGGGGTTACAGCACCAGGCGGAAAAGGAGCCAAAccgagaatagaaacatggcACAATGTGCCACATTTGATCCTGATCCTCCAGGCCTTCGGCGGCAATGTAAAGGACATGAAAAGTAGAAATGCAATGGATGGCTTTCATGCAGTACATTTGCACTGTATTgtcccccaacccccccccccccccccccacaggctGCAAAATGATGTCATCTTGAACTTGAATAAACCCACTCGTGAACCACAACAGAAGGGAAAGGAGGGGCCTCCACAAAAACAATGTCTCCCTGCACATTTTGACTGCACCTGCCATATGTGCATTCATCCTTGTATCCCCAAAGAGAATGCAAACGCACGTGTGATTGTGCGTTTGCACGTGTGCATCGTGCATGCAAAACGTCTGAATATTGAGCAGCAGCTATTTTGGGGGGTGTCGACTGTGGGTTCTGCCGTATTGTGCAAAATCCGACGACATTAATGTATGAAACGTGTAGCCCGATTGCctgatatgaatatgaactgGCAGGTGCGGGGGTTTTCAGAAGACTCCACGATGACAGGTGCATAGATCAGAGTGTGGTTCGGGGAGATGGGTGTCgctgcaatttatttttttttccgcacaTGACACACATATGTGGTAcacaacattgaaaaaaaaaaaccgggaCTTTACCTCGTTCCCTGCGTTCGAGGTACTCGGCTGCTTCGATCAACATCTGTACCATTCCGATCGCCGCCATTTTCAACAATAACAGCGGCAATGTAACGCTCCGACGAGGGATCCCGCGGCCGCGCGCAGCCTGGCTCTCGGGGTGCCGACGCGCAGGCGGCTAGACGCGCTGTCAGCCGGGGCGAGAGGGGCGCCGTTCGAAGGGCAGGCTCCTGCGAGCGGGTCGGACGGAGGctcttttcaaaaaatgtaaaaaattaaaaaagtaaaaagtgacAGCAGCGGGCAGTTTGCAGAGCCGAGCGGGTTTCGTCTCCTCGAATGGTTTGGCACAAGCTCTGGCGCGTACACTCCTCCGACAGCTGTGGttgcttcgtttttttttttttgtattgcaaaTTGAGTAAAGCCTGTTATCTTTTATAGGTAGTTCTTCGTAGGTGTtgttgatggtggtggtggtggaagcgAACCGAAGCTTTGCTTCATGTGCACATGTATAATTAAGTCTAGCACCGTTCTGTTCGAGggaagaaaaggtaaaaaaaaaaaaaacaagttggcTAATGTTAGCCCTCGTGACCAACTGCCAGAATAAAGATGAACAGTTGCTCCCGGTGCGATTGTTTAGTGTGAAATCTCGAGCCAGTCGAAAGCAAAGAGTCGGCTCGCTCGGTTGTCACAGACGAGCCTGGACGTGCaatggtaaagaaaaaaaaaaccgatTGTCTTAAAGTTCAACCGAACGTTGTCACCCAACCTTGTCGGCTCGGGGCTGTATGGCCGGTGGCTATTTTAGTGCTGCTATACGCGTGATACGGCTCGCTGGAAACGCTGAAAGCGACTGACATCGGCCAAAGAACCGTAAGTGTTTATCAAACTGCTTCCAAAATATAGGGCTTGTTGATCTGGACGACGGCGAGCCACAGTACTACACCACAGGCTGCTGTGTGCCGCCGTGTGATTGGACACTGTGCGTGACAACTCCAGCTGCTATTGGTTGTTCGAGCGGCCAGTCATCGGGAGGGGTCCGCCCTGACTGCCACTTGGCCCTTCTTCCGCCATTTTGGTTCTAATTCCCATTCAAACTGCGTACGGGGTAGAGCCACAATGGACCCGGTTTCTGCGCTGAACATTGGCGTGCCCTGATTGGTTGCCAATGTACTAGTCTTCTTACTCATTGGCCGCAATGCCCACGAGCTAAAGTGACAACGCCCGCCTCTGGCAGAGGACAAGCCCCTCTAACACGCTGCTTCACGGTGTACGGCAATGATTAGCTGGCGTAGTGTTGTTTCTCTTATTTCTCCATCGGGGATTGGTTAGGTTCACATGCTCACCTGCTATTGGTTTCTTCCTTCGCCTCGTAGAGGGTCTCTCCACGCAGGCGCACTCCCTTTGATTTGGAAACGTGACAGCAACGCAACGTCAAGGTTTAAACGCCGTTTTTAAATGAGACGGATGTCCAGTGTGAACCAGGACTGGACTTTCACAAACATGTAATGAATCGTATTCACGGAAAAAACAAATTCGTCTTGGACTACATCTAAAACCTTGATGGTGCACTTACACAGTACCGAATTGACTCTGGCTACACAATAATACATTCCCAAGTAACACCCAAGTGAGGGATAAGTTAGACGGTAGCCTGTTGCACTGAAATGATACTGTGACCACATTTACAAAtgttacatacacacacatctagATTTCATACTGACAActgcaacatttgaaaatgcCTTTATTCCAAATAAAACAGCCGCTTAAACAACATACAGCTCCATGCATTGTGTCCACACCAGGTTAATACTCCGCGccattatttacatttatgtgtTTACTGGTAAAAAAGATATACACAGAATTGATGCATCACACAAAACTAAGGTAGAAATTACAGGAAATAGCACAATATCCCCCACTAAGAGGGGGGCAGAGGTAAGCTTCTTGGGTATCACACTGAGCCGCTGACACTTTCAAGCGATGAAGTCCAGTGGTCTGTTGAATCCACCTTTTCTGTTCATGTACtgcctgaaaaaataaatatataagaaaacaTTACATCACTGTTACCCTCGCAACACTTGCAGATTACATCACCAAGCACCAATGGGAGAGCTGGGATCTCTGCATGGAGACACCTGCGGAGGTGATTGGCTACAATGACTGTGGTTGATGCTGTGAGTGCTCACTGCTGGGGGGCTgaaaagttgacattttaatttcGCAAAGCTGAACATCAACTGGGGTCTTTATTACTGGTGGTGTTGTTGACATACCTGTATTTTCTCTTCATGGACACGTTGATGGCAAATGCATTTACTGATCCAGTCTGTTTCTTCCCCTGTGAAAAACAATATTACTACATCTTTAAATTCACATATAAAACTGACCAGACATCACAGCTCAAGTTATATATAAGTTCCTTAATGACATTAAttagtgtgtctgtggagattttcattcatccaggtcatagttacCCACAAAGGTGTTAAATCAGGAGCAACTCGGGCCCGTTACCAggtttgacttaacctaacaCTGACCATCCCGATAAGTATAACTTATAGCTTTCCTATCCTATTACGAGCACATTCACGTGACCGAGGTGGAGTCATTAATCAAGAGCGACACCGTAGaccatgaataaagttttgAATATGATACGAACAGAAACGCTGATACGTGCAGATCAATTTGGTTTaagcgacatgtaaaagtgacattccacaaagtgaaaggaaaataatacGATCAAATAActataactgaaaaaaaacactcaaaatatttttcaaaatttaaagTCAGCCTAATAATATAAAGTGAATAATCACAGGAATTCAACAAGTTTACTGTTGAGTGAATAatatttttcccctttgtctgacgatgatcaaactacgatgaagagaagctgaagtgatgttagactgtttctgctgctgaagcagaggagagaatataatgtgtgatgaggtcagtcacactgaactgttcattcatgatcatacaaaatattgattagtgtgTGGagcattgttctaataaaagagtgttgattgattgattgtattTAGTTGTTACTATTTATCATCATAGTCtacttgtgttgtgttgttccGAGCTacagtgatagaataagaaaGCAAAACACTGTCAGGGATTCTGTCaggaatcaaataatctttattaaattcaaatgaatctaATATTATtgattctgtgtatttttttgtgtgataaactctccctccgtttattataaacttttaaaaccagagtggacacacaaaagtctggaacagcaagagGTCAACAGTCCACCGAAGTAAAAATCCCACTCATtctgaatcaacatttttcataacCATCCAAGGGCGACTTACTGCAACCTATGAGGTTGTAAAACGATGGTATATACATCTGTTGAAGCCACAAGTCTGTATGATATGATTTTTCTTGtttcaagaaaaacatgttttatacGCAATACCATTGAGAAgcactacactacccacaatcctgaAGTGCGACATCGAAGTCTCTGATTAGTTGGAATTCATTGGAAAAGCATTCGCAgtggtttatgggatgagtagtacctttacttttaaaataattatggacagtctttgcctttttccatttttttgttttgaataaaatgttttatggtagCGATTATCTCATGGTTTATTGGCTCAGTTCCATGCTTGAAACATCAATGGAGCGAGTGAATGGGAAATTTACTTCTGGAACTGGAGCCGTCTCTTAcagtgggcggtcactgttgagctcaatatatctgctgctctttattatttgtcacgttaatcttaactcttttgtcccagtcggTATCCTGTAGAACGATGACACTGGTTTTCCGGCGATCTGATTCGTCAATAGTTGGACTGGTGACAGGCTTTGAGCTCATATTTGGAACTTTACCTGTTCCGGAGTAGGTTAGtcgttcagcataagttaccatggtgatttacccccaTTAATAGAGAACCAGCTTCTTAGGACAGAAACCCTTGAGTTAAAACTGACGTTAACTGTTTCGTAGTACAGGCCGCTGGACTTGGTagtagtttcttgaagacgtttcatcCATCTTGGATGAGAAGTGagacgtcttcaagaaactacaaccaagtctaGATGTCGTCTCTGCTTGAAATCCATTGCAAATTTTTATCTATAAATCAATTTGATGAAAATTTTCAGGAATATTCTAAATGTACACTATGGATTTCATAATACCCCTGTTTTCATCCACTGAAAAAGATTGGCAAAACCtttccttttaaatttttataatTGACCATTTATTTGATGGTCAATATTAATCTAAAATATTGCAAAAGAGAAACTGCCATAATAAAGCCAAAATAGTTCAGCTCAgcaaaagaatgaaatgaaaactatCTAAACTAAACTGCACCTCCTTGTGGCTGTATAACACAGGACACCCTTGATTTCTCACCTTTGTGGTATCAAAGGAAGCAAATCCCATCTGTTTCATCATCTCaatttcctcttctgttttgccctccatgtcctcctctgtaaaataatttttaaaaaaaggtaggATTGATTttggcaaaacacaaaattgCAAAAAACGCAAATAGATGGATTTCCTGCTTTATCTATGTGAATATGGTACGTCAGCATATTATTGATTATACCTGAAATCTGAATGGACTTTTCCTTGGCCTCTTTGCGTTCATCATCACGTCCTCCTTTTTGTCTCgtaggagagagggaggaggagcgtTGACGTCTAGCGGGAGACCTGCAGAGGTAACACAAAGATGGCTGCAGGACGGGTTATCACAACTACTGAGGGCAGGCGAGCCTGCAACTGAGTTGTTCATGGTTTAACTTAAATCTATTTAAGCAATAATTGTGCTTGACCACAAATGTAGTAGTACACAATATGAAAGATGCTTCTGCTGTGGTCACAACTCAAAATTTGTAGAGGAGGTGGCGAACACTCGCGCGTGAACCGGAAAAGACAAGCACATactgcaaaacaaagacaaatgctATCCAGGACTTTGCAACGCACCTGGAACGCCTCCTGTGAGGAGACCGCGAGCGACTTCTGCGCCTGTCGCGGTCCCGTGAACGAGAGCGCTCTCTCTCCCGTCGCCTTCGCTCGCGCTCCCGTGACGTTGAGCGGGAACGCCTTCTTTCTGCAGGGAACCCGGAAAAGGAGAGCACAACATTTGTTGTAGAAAACGCATATCATTTGATATTCAACGTCagaataatggacagattacaCCCGAGACCCATCACCAACAGTCTTGGATGCCAGATAAACCCAGGATACGGTTTACTCAAGCAGTATGTGAGGTGTAGTAATACAACTCTGCATTAGTTTGGAGTGAGAGGGTCACGTGACCC from Scophthalmus maximus strain ysfricsl-2021 chromosome 3, ASM2237912v1, whole genome shotgun sequence carries:
- the snrnp27 gene encoding U4/U6.U5 small nuclear ribonucleoprotein 27 kDa protein; this encodes MGRSRSRTPPRRERRRSRSTSRERERRRRERERSRSRDRDRRRSRSRSPHRRRSRSPARRQRSSSLSPTRQKGGRDDERKEAKEKSIQISEEDMEGKTEEEIEMMKQMGFASFDTTKGKKQTGSVNAFAINVSMKRKYRQYMNRKGGFNRPLDFIA